One genomic segment of Sanyastnella coralliicola includes these proteins:
- a CDS encoding polysaccharide deacetylase family protein, with the protein MPNDPRQSEVVKIYSQQITPRLVFACELIFTRGFHVDYEIHDEVSAVRSHEGVVINYSKDPSVAGFQITPSGFINQRGISEFEPEMTTWDDLPALFPTQGEIPFDVFSAVFFLASRYEEYLPYKGDQHGRFQAEESFAHKNGFLDRPLIDEWVLKLKDILNTGFQSSLKLAPYSFTTTIDVDSAYAYRYKGLMRTLGGFAKDVVATDSQNLKDRFNTIFLRKHDPFDTYDELHAIHQKYKVDVIYFFLLADYGLNDKGVSYKSRHLQQLVRRLGDYYTIGIHPGYQSNRETHRFETELGRLATISRRDIEHSRQHFLMLKFPETYRRLLSNRIKEDHTMGYASLPGFRASTSRSFPFYDLEHESITALELHPFAVMDATLNMYQERTPEDASKVITTLAQKVKAVSGQFRILWHNESLSEKWGWEGWKGVYETAVAAGAQSF; encoded by the coding sequence ATGCCAAACGATCCTCGACAGTCTGAAGTAGTGAAGATCTATTCGCAGCAAATTACGCCGCGATTAGTCTTTGCCTGCGAGTTAATCTTCACTCGCGGATTTCACGTGGATTATGAAATTCACGATGAGGTTTCGGCTGTGCGTTCGCACGAAGGAGTCGTGATTAATTACTCCAAAGACCCGTCAGTTGCTGGTTTTCAAATCACTCCAAGCGGATTCATCAACCAACGCGGCATTTCTGAATTCGAACCCGAAATGACCACATGGGATGACCTCCCCGCGTTATTCCCAACGCAAGGAGAGATTCCTTTTGATGTATTCAGCGCGGTGTTCTTCCTGGCCTCACGCTACGAAGAGTACCTCCCATACAAGGGGGATCAACACGGAAGATTCCAAGCAGAAGAAAGCTTTGCTCATAAGAACGGATTCCTCGATCGTCCGTTGATCGATGAATGGGTGTTGAAGTTGAAAGACATCCTGAATACAGGCTTTCAGTCGTCATTGAAACTGGCGCCGTATTCATTCACCACCACGATTGACGTCGACTCTGCCTACGCCTACCGCTACAAAGGTTTGATGCGCACCCTCGGAGGCTTCGCGAAGGATGTAGTAGCTACAGACAGTCAGAACCTAAAAGACCGTTTCAACACGATTTTCCTTCGAAAGCATGACCCATTCGATACCTATGATGAACTCCACGCGATTCACCAGAAGTACAAGGTGGATGTGATCTACTTCTTCCTCTTAGCCGATTACGGTTTGAACGATAAAGGCGTCTCTTACAAGAGTCGTCACCTCCAACAATTGGTACGTCGATTGGGAGATTACTACACCATCGGAATTCATCCGGGCTACCAGAGTAACCGCGAAACCCACCGTTTCGAAACAGAACTCGGAAGACTCGCCACCATCTCACGTCGCGACATTGAACATTCGCGTCAACACTTCCTCATGCTCAAGTTCCCGGAGACCTACCGACGTCTGCTCTCCAACCGCATCAAGGAAGACCACACCATGGGCTACGCTTCACTCCCAGGCTTCCGCGCCTCCACCAGCCGAAGCTTCCCATTCTACGATCTAGAACACGAATCGATCACTGCCCTTGAACTCCATCCATTCGCCGTCATGGATGCCACCCTCAACATGTACCAAGAACGCACCCCAGAAGATGCGTCAAAGGTCATCACAACCCTCGCCCAAAAAGTCAAAGCCGTCAGCGGACAATTCCGCATCCTATGGCACAATGAGTCTTTGAGTGAGAAGTGGGGTTGGGAAGGATGGAAGGGTGTTTATGAGACTGCTGTAGCGGCGGGGGCACAGTCCTTTTGA
- the wecB gene encoding non-hydrolyzing UDP-N-acetylglucosamine 2-epimerase: MKRILTIIGARPQIIKSAAISRAIRTAFPDQLKEDILHTGQHYDEKMSAVFFDELQIPQPDFNLNVGSGSHGAQTAKMLEGIEEVLLNGNYDGLLVYGDTNSTLAGAIAAVKLHIPVIHVEAGLRSFNKAMPEEVNRITCDHASSLLFSPTTTGVDNLLNEGFKTDNPAPYHADNPGVFHCGDVMYDNSRFFGELADEKVDAKWHSLKDEAFILATIHRPYNTDDTDRLLAIFDDLRWLCDDTQMKLVLPLHPRTKNILQAKRPEQFQAFADHPKVELIEPVSFLEMTFLEKHSRLIVTDSGGVQKEAYFFQKPSVVIRTETEWVELIAHGSARLSFETGEAMRQAFRAALETELNDFPPYFGDGKASEFICQTILDSLK, translated from the coding sequence ATGAAGAGAATCCTCACCATCATTGGAGCTCGTCCACAGATCATTAAGTCTGCGGCGATCTCTCGTGCTATTCGCACTGCTTTTCCTGATCAATTGAAGGAAGATATTCTGCATACCGGACAACATTACGATGAGAAAATGTCGGCGGTATTCTTCGATGAATTGCAGATTCCTCAACCAGATTTCAACCTGAATGTAGGCAGTGGGAGCCATGGAGCCCAGACAGCGAAGATGCTGGAAGGAATTGAGGAGGTGCTCCTGAATGGTAATTATGACGGACTACTCGTCTACGGTGATACCAACTCTACCTTGGCTGGAGCGATTGCGGCAGTGAAGCTGCACATTCCTGTAATCCACGTAGAGGCAGGACTTCGTTCTTTTAATAAGGCGATGCCGGAAGAGGTGAACCGTATTACCTGTGATCACGCATCAAGCTTGCTGTTTAGTCCGACCACCACTGGAGTAGACAACCTCTTGAACGAAGGATTCAAGACGGATAACCCGGCTCCATACCACGCAGATAATCCAGGCGTATTCCACTGTGGAGATGTGATGTATGATAACTCACGTTTCTTCGGTGAATTGGCTGATGAAAAGGTAGATGCCAAATGGCATTCATTGAAAGATGAAGCCTTCATCCTTGCTACGATTCACCGTCCGTACAATACGGATGATACTGACCGACTGCTTGCCATCTTCGATGACTTGCGTTGGTTATGTGATGATACCCAGATGAAGTTGGTTCTTCCGTTGCACCCGCGGACAAAGAATATCCTTCAAGCGAAACGTCCGGAGCAGTTCCAGGCATTTGCTGATCACCCGAAGGTGGAATTGATTGAGCCTGTATCTTTCCTAGAGATGACTTTCTTGGAGAAGCATTCCCGATTGATCGTCACTGATTCTGGTGGGGTGCAGAAGGAGGCTTACTTCTTCCAGAAGCCGAGTGTGGTGATTCGTACAGAAACGGAATGGGTAGAATTGATTGCCCATGGTTCAGCGCGTCTGTCGTTTGAGACTGGTGAAGCGATGCGTCAAGCATTCCGTGCAGCACTGGAAACTGAATTGAATGATTTTCCTCCGTACTTTGGTGATGGAAAGGCTTCTGAATTTATATGCCAAACGATCCTCGACAGTCTGAAGTAG
- the radC gene encoding RadC family protein: MAYTEMKHLSIPEWNEGDRPREKLLARGASQLTHAELLAILLGSGSSKQSALELAKIILAEAGNDLSALAKLPPTYLTKIKGVGDAKAITIASALELGRRREEGQEAKKIQTVRSSHDVYQLFRPILMDLMHEEFWVLLLNRANRVMSKVMISKGGLAGTVADPKMIFHHALLNQASAMILVHNHPSGNLQPSQADRDITKKLRNAGDFLDLPVLDHLIVTEAGFFSFADEGII; this comes from the coding sequence ATGGCATATACTGAAATGAAGCACCTTTCGATTCCGGAGTGGAATGAAGGTGATCGTCCGAGAGAGAAGTTGTTGGCTCGAGGGGCTTCTCAATTAACCCATGCTGAATTGTTGGCCATCCTTCTGGGAAGTGGCTCTAGTAAGCAGAGTGCTTTGGAACTTGCTAAGATTATTCTGGCTGAAGCGGGAAATGACCTTTCCGCGTTAGCGAAATTACCCCCAACCTATTTAACGAAGATCAAAGGTGTTGGCGATGCAAAGGCCATCACCATAGCCTCTGCCTTGGAATTAGGAAGGAGACGAGAAGAGGGGCAAGAGGCCAAGAAGATTCAAACCGTTCGGTCTTCGCATGATGTCTATCAGTTGTTCCGACCGATTCTGATGGACCTCATGCATGAGGAATTCTGGGTGTTATTGCTGAATCGAGCGAACCGGGTGATGTCGAAAGTGATGATATCGAAAGGGGGCTTGGCCGGGACCGTGGCCGACCCTAAAATGATCTTTCATCATGCCTTGTTGAATCAGGCTTCCGCTATGATTTTGGTGCATAATCACCCTTCTGGAAATCTTCAACCGAGCCAAGCAGATCGAGACATTACGAAAAAGCTTCGCAACGCAGGTGATTTCTTAGATTTGCCGGTGCTTGATCACCTCATTGTGACGGAAGCAGGCTTTTTCAGCTTCGCCGATGAGGGTATAATCTAG
- the rpsT gene encoding 30S ribosomal protein S20, with product MANHKSALKRIRSNESKRLRNRYYHKTTRNAIRAFRLLEDKKEAAERLPKITAMIDGLAKRNIIHKNKAANLKSGAAVFANKLG from the coding sequence ATGGCAAATCATAAATCAGCGCTTAAGCGTATCCGTTCGAACGAATCAAAGCGTCTTCGCAATCGTTACTACCACAAAACGACGCGTAACGCGATCCGTGCTTTCCGTCTACTAGAAGACAAGAAAGAAGCAGCAGAACGCCTTCCAAAAATCACTGCAATGATTGACGGTTTGGCTAAGCGTAACATCATCCATAAAAATAAGGCGGCCAACCTTAAATCAGGTGCGGCAGTATTCGCCAACAAACTTGGATAA
- a CDS encoding SpoIIE family protein phosphatase, producing the protein MRASTADSLLTLLETCEVDSTCLRLKLEVCDEYLFSEPALAEEYATEAMSQAKLLHDTLALARSHNYKGILATIQAHYLTGIEQFQSALAYFEQIDDVEGMTKLLNNIGVIYSMMEDYEASIKHYSDCLEINIEVGDHEGAAFNLYNIAGDYLALEKYDLSKQYIDSLIQYQDINGEHISAEPLLGEFFLARGDLASAEMYLLNAQKSHRRENEEHQLTSGWLSLAHLYKEKERYDLALVYLDSAETMSNSNNLNEELVATHQQRAEVYNAIGSFKKAFDAQNIYIALQDSLEEINKFNRISELNARFESDKREKEIAEAEAMIIQSNAQKSAQKRIFLVITAFIALILGLVSYALIRNKKINRVLNSKNLEIEEQRSKIISSITYAQKIQNAMLLPEEEFQKFLPDAFIYFRPKDIVSGDFYWFDEFDGKLMIATIDCTGHGVPGAFMSLIANSKLNKVVHEMGIRNPGDILNKVHEEILKSLNQHSHNGNTQDGMDMSLCIIDQKNREIAYAGARTPILLIKDGEVSEVKPDGLSIGGSFFRDKLIGTKGFNTQVINYEEGTYLYMFTDGYIDQFGGEANKKLNKSRFHQLISSLSLNGLNKAKEQLDIRLSEWRGSNEQIDDILIIGTKLS; encoded by the coding sequence TTGCGTGCCTCCACTGCAGATAGTCTATTGACCTTGCTGGAGACATGCGAAGTAGATTCTACATGCCTCCGTCTGAAGCTCGAGGTGTGTGACGAGTATCTATTCTCTGAACCAGCCCTCGCAGAAGAGTATGCCACAGAGGCCATGAGCCAGGCAAAGTTGTTGCACGACACCCTCGCCTTGGCGCGTTCCCACAACTATAAAGGTATCCTTGCGACCATTCAGGCACATTACCTCACAGGTATTGAGCAGTTCCAATCGGCGCTAGCCTATTTCGAACAAATAGATGACGTCGAAGGAATGACCAAGCTCTTGAACAACATCGGAGTCATTTATAGTATGATGGAAGACTACGAAGCTTCCATCAAACACTACAGTGATTGTTTAGAGATCAATATTGAGGTGGGCGACCATGAAGGCGCTGCCTTTAACCTGTACAACATTGCCGGTGATTACCTGGCGCTCGAGAAGTACGATCTATCCAAGCAGTACATCGATAGCTTGATTCAATACCAAGATATCAATGGTGAGCATATTTCTGCTGAACCACTCCTCGGTGAATTCTTTTTGGCTCGGGGTGATCTCGCTAGCGCGGAAATGTACCTACTGAATGCGCAAAAGTCGCATCGAAGAGAAAACGAAGAACACCAATTGACTTCCGGTTGGCTATCCTTAGCACACTTATATAAGGAGAAAGAGCGCTATGATCTTGCCTTGGTCTATCTAGACTCAGCCGAGACCATGAGCAACTCAAACAACTTGAATGAGGAATTGGTAGCCACGCACCAACAACGTGCCGAGGTATACAATGCCATTGGTTCTTTTAAGAAGGCCTTTGACGCGCAGAACATCTACATCGCCTTACAAGACAGCTTGGAGGAGATCAATAAGTTCAACCGAATTTCAGAATTGAACGCCCGTTTCGAATCCGATAAGCGAGAGAAAGAAATCGCCGAAGCTGAGGCGATGATTATTCAGTCGAACGCACAGAAATCAGCCCAGAAGCGCATCTTCTTGGTGATTACAGCCTTCATTGCACTGATTTTAGGTTTGGTGTCTTACGCGCTGATCCGGAATAAGAAGATCAACCGCGTGTTGAATTCGAAGAACCTCGAGATCGAAGAACAGCGTTCAAAGATCATCAGCAGTATCACCTACGCGCAGAAGATCCAAAACGCCATGCTCCTCCCTGAAGAGGAGTTTCAGAAGTTCTTGCCGGATGCCTTCATTTACTTCCGACCGAAAGACATCGTCAGTGGAGATTTCTACTGGTTCGATGAATTCGATGGAAAGCTCATGATCGCCACCATCGACTGCACCGGACACGGAGTTCCAGGAGCATTCATGTCGTTGATCGCCAACAGTAAGCTGAACAAGGTGGTCCACGAAATGGGCATTCGCAACCCAGGAGATATCCTGAACAAGGTCCATGAAGAGATTCTAAAAAGCCTCAACCAACACAGCCACAACGGAAATACCCAAGACGGTATGGACATGAGCTTGTGTATCATCGATCAAAAGAATCGCGAGATCGCGTACGCCGGTGCGCGTACCCCTATCCTATTGATCAAAGACGGCGAAGTCTCTGAGGTCAAGCCAGACGGTTTGTCAATTGGAGGAAGCTTCTTCCGCGATAAGCTCATTGGTACTAAAGGCTTCAACACTCAAGTCATCAACTACGAGGAGGGCACCTACCTCTACATGTTCACCGACGGCTACATCGATCAATTCGGTGGCGAAGCCAACAAAAAGCTGAACAAGTCTCGTTTCCATCAACTCATTTCGAGCCTCAGCCTCAACGGCCTCAACAAAGCCAAAGAGCAACTCGACATCCGCCTATCTGAATGGCGCGGGAGCAATGAACAGATTGATGATATTTTGATTATTGGGACCAAACTATCCTAA
- a CDS encoding SUMF1/EgtB/PvdO family nonheme iron enzyme yields the protein MSLTFMMMRTLISLLTATLLFATGTALANNVQVTNVEIVSQDAALDQYVIEFDLFWENSWRVSDGPQNWDATWVFLKFTRHNQHDWHHGEWYRASDDAAADGHVFPAIARVQIPEDRKGAFIHRAQDGIGNFVLEGVQMIWDYSGEDLQDDAVLDISVHAIEMVYIPEGPFYLGDNGSYPNSFQVAGFNGQPFYVDSEDEAITLGGSNSSNLGNGVLVGDDPATIIDNFDELNTANLPADWPMGYHAMYVMKYEVTKAMYSEFFFTLTLEQNDEMFPDNCQVDNGGSYYLEFEDPYKPIACLTWAQIAAYLDWSGLRPLSETEYEKACRGPLDPVPNEYAWGTNGWYGAFHNANDLIRENEGEANEIIIDGVAEDAPNAAYVSVYGNTDHHVRVGIFAASVQNPTRLNTGATYYGLMEMTGNAEEAVISLSRSDTRDFSGLHGDGEVAGSGNASISVLQDWAFVNAVGVMRKGQFDTSTVSRRFYMAEIGTTMGFRACRTAP from the coding sequence TTGAGCCTAACTTTCATGATGATGCGTACACTTATTTCTTTGTTGACAGCAACACTACTGTTTGCAACCGGCACTGCTCTCGCAAACAACGTTCAGGTTACGAACGTTGAAATTGTGAGCCAAGACGCCGCCCTCGACCAATACGTAATTGAGTTTGACCTATTCTGGGAAAATAGCTGGCGTGTGAGTGATGGTCCACAAAACTGGGATGCCACTTGGGTCTTTTTGAAATTTACGCGCCATAACCAACATGACTGGCATCATGGGGAGTGGTATCGAGCATCAGACGATGCTGCCGCCGACGGACATGTTTTCCCGGCCATTGCTCGAGTTCAGATTCCTGAAGACAGAAAAGGAGCTTTTATTCATCGTGCTCAAGATGGTATCGGAAACTTTGTACTGGAGGGTGTGCAAATGATCTGGGACTATTCAGGTGAAGACCTTCAAGACGACGCGGTTCTTGACATCAGTGTGCACGCCATCGAAATGGTCTACATTCCCGAAGGGCCTTTCTACCTTGGAGATAACGGTTCCTACCCGAACTCATTTCAAGTTGCAGGTTTTAATGGACAGCCTTTTTACGTGGATTCGGAAGATGAAGCCATCACACTGGGCGGTTCCAATTCAAGCAACTTGGGAAACGGTGTATTGGTTGGCGATGATCCCGCAACAATCATTGACAATTTTGACGAGCTGAATACGGCAAACCTTCCTGCTGATTGGCCAATGGGCTATCATGCCATGTACGTTATGAAGTACGAGGTCACAAAGGCGATGTACAGCGAGTTCTTTTTCACCTTGACCCTCGAGCAAAATGACGAGATGTTTCCGGACAATTGTCAAGTAGACAATGGAGGGTCATATTATCTCGAATTTGAGGATCCATACAAACCGATTGCATGTCTTACCTGGGCACAAATTGCTGCCTATCTCGATTGGTCTGGACTTCGTCCGCTCAGTGAAACCGAATATGAAAAAGCCTGCAGGGGGCCACTAGATCCCGTCCCAAATGAATACGCCTGGGGCACCAACGGATGGTATGGAGCATTCCACAACGCCAATGATCTGATCAGAGAAAATGAAGGAGAAGCCAACGAAATTATCATTGATGGCGTTGCTGAAGATGCTCCAAACGCTGCTTATGTCTCTGTATACGGAAATACTGACCACCATGTCAGAGTAGGAATCTTCGCTGCTTCAGTTCAAAACCCAACGCGCTTAAACACTGGAGCTACATACTATGGATTAATGGAAATGACTGGTAATGCGGAAGAAGCGGTCATTAGCCTTTCACGATCTGACACAAGAGATTTTAGCGGTCTGCATGGTGACGGTGAAGTAGCGGGTTCGGGAAATGCTTCCATTAGTGTGTTACAAGACTGGGCATTTGTTAACGCCGTTGGTGTTATGCGCAAAGGACAGTTTGATACGAGCACAGTGAGCCGCAGATTCTACATGGCTGAAATTGGAACAACAATGGGATTCCGAGCTTGTAGAACTGCTCCTTGA
- a CDS encoding VOC family protein, translated as MTTTTFLTFVGDQCGKAEEAIQFYVSIFPNSEVKSITKYAEGKPGGTPELIKHGVFSLNGTEYMVSESSYNHAWSFSPAVSLFVSDNSETLIQSLFEKIESHGGQVMVPLDDYKGEGDYGFGKKFGWVQDKYGVSWQFLVTE; from the coding sequence ATGACAACAACGACATTCCTGACATTCGTAGGTGACCAATGCGGCAAGGCCGAAGAAGCCATTCAGTTCTATGTGTCCATCTTCCCCAACTCGGAAGTTAAGAGCATCACCAAGTATGCCGAAGGCAAACCCGGCGGAACACCCGAACTCATCAAACACGGCGTCTTCTCCCTCAACGGCACCGAGTACATGGTTTCTGAAAGCAGCTATAACCATGCTTGGTCCTTCTCCCCTGCCGTTTCATTATTCGTCAGTGACAATTCAGAAACCTTAATCCAATCCCTCTTCGAAAAAATAGAATCCCACGGCGGACAAGTCATGGTCCCACTAGACGACTACAAAGGCGAAGGCGACTACGGCTTCGGCAAAAAGTTCGGATGGGTTCAAGATAAGTATGGAGTTTCTTGGCAGTTTTTGGTGACGGAGTAG
- a CDS encoding DUF7003 family protein: MKRFGLSKKREYSEKEILEQLDKCAQEFMFPMLDNGHVYPIHSKLNAYRDEKRWALIIEVIGFSYRGGGHDGISNCLHIYGNCINMMPGIDNSSFLYLTDDSAEYLTFDEEYSEFLNPKAKTMLLRGKELSINHNREFYSNKGIDLVEENRIFVWEFMRGLVPEWNNELEATEQELNAKIPVDLPKILELTEWFHPDCAGMELPSQNETFVQIARVLETGKTEFYRPTKKPNNHWSNWPNGGNL; this comes from the coding sequence ATGAAGAGGTTCGGATTAAGTAAAAAACGAGAATACTCAGAAAAGGAAATTCTAGAACAACTTGACAAATGTGCACAAGAGTTTATGTTTCCGATGTTGGACAACGGCCACGTGTATCCAATTCATTCTAAATTAAACGCCTACCGTGACGAAAAAAGGTGGGCTTTGATTATTGAGGTTATCGGATTCAGCTATCGAGGAGGTGGACACGATGGAATCTCGAATTGCCTCCACATTTATGGCAACTGTATCAATATGATGCCTGGGATCGACAATTCGAGCTTTTTATACTTAACAGACGATAGTGCTGAATACTTGACGTTCGATGAAGAGTATTCGGAATTCCTAAATCCGAAGGCAAAAACCATGCTCTTACGAGGAAAAGAACTGAGCATCAATCATAACAGAGAGTTTTATTCTAATAAAGGAATTGATCTAGTCGAAGAAAATAGAATTTTCGTGTGGGAATTCATGAGAGGATTGGTGCCTGAATGGAACAATGAACTAGAGGCTACGGAACAAGAATTAAACGCTAAAATCCCAGTGGATTTACCCAAAATTCTGGAGCTAACTGAATGGTTTCATCCGGATTGTGCTGGGATGGAGCTACCGAGTCAAAATGAAACTTTCGTACAAATAGCAAGAGTACTAGAAACAGGGAAAACGGAATTCTATAGACCTACCAAAAAGCCTAACAATCATTGGAGTAACTGGCCAAATGGCGGAAATTTGTAG
- a CDS encoding DUF1987 domain-containing protein: MHFEATQDTPQVKYDDLANKLVIQGRSLPENAWSFYEPVIGWANELKLNGNAPLTIEFFLEYFNSSSGRYLLELLSTLERMKDKVQVVWISEEEDELMVEKGEEFSGLVDLPFEFKFAS, translated from the coding sequence ATGCATTTCGAAGCAACACAAGATACTCCTCAAGTCAAGTATGATGACCTAGCCAATAAGCTGGTCATCCAGGGGCGTTCTTTGCCTGAAAATGCGTGGTCATTCTATGAACCCGTCATCGGGTGGGCCAATGAGCTCAAGCTAAACGGCAACGCTCCGCTCACGATTGAGTTCTTCCTTGAATACTTCAATTCATCTAGCGGTCGATACCTCCTTGAATTGCTTTCAACGCTCGAGCGTATGAAAGACAAAGTGCAGGTAGTTTGGATCAGCGAAGAAGAAGATGAGTTGATGGTGGAGAAGGGGGAGGAGTTTTCGGGGCTGGTTGATTTGCCTTTTGAGTTTAAGTTTGCATCCTGA
- a CDS encoding SiaB family protein kinase translates to MLSENSTHMERFSAWSLFQANQDARMMFAYRGPFREHLTEGIIGISENTLEGEAELSKVNRKVSFLLVECFQNILKHGDSIEKKDIDHEAMFSFRAFPKSFYINSINKVNPDDKNKLAEAVELVNSLDKKELKELYLKQLQDNEISERGGAGLGLIELARKSGQPLRFDFDKDAQGNTLFNNQVNFKKTDDSEELDFMQTSREFKSMMTDKGILMCYKGDFSQGAILPLLNIVEINIEQGIGSQEAKKVGHILIEMLQNISHHAPVVNGVREGVIVIGQTERNLYIETGNVMPSSNVNTLEASLSEMMRRDEEGLKELHKQKFKESIYLKDKQSTGLGLLQVAKACRGRISYRFDAHNNEETFFSFSALV, encoded by the coding sequence ATGCTGAGTGAAAACTCCACACATATGGAGCGCTTTTCTGCGTGGTCTCTCTTTCAGGCTAACCAAGACGCACGAATGATGTTCGCCTACCGCGGACCGTTTAGGGAGCACCTGACCGAAGGGATCATTGGAATTAGCGAGAATACCCTTGAAGGGGAGGCAGAGCTTTCGAAAGTGAATCGAAAGGTGTCTTTCCTCCTAGTCGAGTGTTTCCAAAACATTCTGAAGCACGGCGATTCGATCGAGAAGAAAGACATCGACCATGAAGCGATGTTCAGCTTCCGTGCATTCCCGAAATCATTCTACATCAATTCCATAAACAAGGTCAACCCAGACGACAAAAACAAGTTGGCTGAAGCGGTAGAGCTCGTCAATTCCTTAGACAAAAAGGAACTGAAGGAGTTGTACTTGAAACAACTTCAAGACAACGAGATCAGTGAACGCGGCGGGGCCGGACTAGGATTGATTGAACTGGCGCGTAAGTCAGGTCAACCATTGCGTTTCGACTTTGACAAGGATGCCCAGGGCAACACCTTGTTCAATAACCAGGTGAATTTCAAAAAGACAGACGATTCAGAAGAGTTGGATTTCATGCAGACTTCGCGTGAATTTAAGTCGATGATGACCGATAAGGGCATCTTGATGTGCTACAAGGGAGACTTCTCTCAAGGAGCGATTCTACCGCTGCTGAATATTGTCGAGATCAACATCGAGCAGGGGATTGGAAGTCAGGAAGCCAAGAAGGTTGGTCATATACTTATCGAGATGCTTCAGAATATCTCTCACCATGCTCCGGTAGTGAATGGAGTGCGGGAAGGAGTGATCGTGATCGGACAAACAGAACGAAATTTATACATCGAAACAGGCAACGTCATGCCTAGTTCGAACGTCAATACATTAGAAGCTAGCCTAAGCGAGATGATGCGTCGCGATGAAGAAGGCTTGAAAGAACTTCATAAACAGAAGTTCAAAGAGAGCATTTATCTGAAGGATAAACAGAGCACAGGACTAGGCCTCCTTCAAGTGGCCAAAGCATGTCGTGGACGAATCTCATACCGCTTTGACGCGCACAATAATGAAGAAACATTTTTTTCATTTAGCGCCCTTGTTTAG
- a CDS encoding RNA polymerase sigma factor yields MIDKTVLRKAAKGDRRAQFLLYKDAHAYLFPVTCRYFSNDDERAAALNKGFMKILDSLKRFLKENDADRFEFWAKRVVINSCIDELRSQKRIKEQTRTTDWQEESYMLDDHHVNEAEQKLNAEDLEGILHQLGDTRRAVFNLYAVEGYSHKEIADKLEISEDNSRYHLSMARKDLKSMVIKAMGSLKSFLL; encoded by the coding sequence ATGATCGACAAAACGGTTCTCAGGAAAGCGGCAAAAGGCGACCGAAGGGCACAATTCCTTCTGTACAAGGATGCCCACGCCTACCTCTTTCCTGTGACCTGTCGATACTTCTCCAATGACGATGAGCGCGCTGCGGCGTTGAACAAAGGGTTTATGAAGATCCTTGATTCATTGAAACGATTCCTCAAAGAAAATGATGCTGACCGATTCGAGTTCTGGGCCAAACGTGTGGTCATCAACTCATGCATCGATGAGCTTCGATCTCAAAAGCGAATCAAAGAGCAAACGCGCACTACAGACTGGCAAGAAGAATCGTACATGCTTGACGATCATCATGTCAACGAAGCCGAGCAGAAATTGAATGCTGAAGACCTGGAAGGCATTCTACATCAACTCGGAGATACAAGAAGAGCTGTTTTTAACCTGTATGCCGTCGAAGGCTACTCCCACAAAGAAATCGCCGATAAACTGGAGATCAGTGAAGACAATTCACGCTACCATTTATCCATGGCGAGAAAAGACCTGAAGTCAATGGTGATCAAAGCCATGGGCTCATTAAAGAGTTTTTTGCTGTGA